The Luteibaculum oceani genome has a segment encoding these proteins:
- a CDS encoding DUF6090 family protein: protein MRVQRNNPSKLARFIIELCSVFLGVTLAFALNRWNEEKKLRVTEEKILTEIKNGLELDISDTEVNISGHKAGIKAATTFLKLASGKEVQKDSLLISYHTLWRNFISIQNASGYESLKSRGLEVIRNDSLRYQIITLYDFYYEMIEKLEEEYSEMQYTEHYLPEMRPILHRHLMFDENGVLVGVKNRWWLYQSEQKLYFELLNRMIENRRFTIRIYKDIQKRIQLLVSQIDKELAKID from the coding sequence GTGAGAGTTCAAAGAAACAACCCCTCCAAACTTGCTCGTTTTATCATTGAACTTTGCTCGGTCTTTCTGGGCGTTACCCTAGCCTTTGCCTTAAACCGATGGAATGAGGAGAAAAAATTGAGGGTTACAGAGGAGAAAATCCTCACTGAAATCAAAAATGGCCTCGAACTTGATATATCCGATACTGAAGTGAACATAAGTGGGCACAAGGCGGGAATTAAGGCAGCGACTACATTTTTGAAATTAGCTTCTGGAAAGGAAGTACAAAAAGACAGCCTTCTCATTTCTTACCACACCCTTTGGAGAAATTTCATTTCCATTCAGAATGCCAGTGGTTACGAGTCTTTAAAATCTAGAGGTTTGGAAGTAATTCGCAATGATAGCTTGAGATATCAAATTATTACGCTTTATGACTTCTACTACGAGATGATAGAAAAATTAGAAGAAGAATACTCCGAAATGCAGTACACCGAGCACTACTTACCCGAAATGCGCCCAATATTGCATAGACATTTGATGTTTGACGAAAACGGAGTACTTGTAGGAGTAAAGAATAGGTGGTGGCTATACCAATCGGAACAAAAACTTTATTTCGAATTGCTCAACCGTATGATAGAGAATCGTCGCTTTACTATTAGAATTTACAAAGACATTCAAAAACGCATACAACTACTTGTTAGCCAGATAGATAAAGAGCTAGCTAAAATTGATTAA
- a CDS encoding GEVED domain-containing protein: MNNFTKRAIGLAILLLLFIAGNAQQKAVLKSIEAKLERTSTLHSIQPFSPISENLKNLTALPEGIDEAKLLSVNNQLLRKHLKSNTELTAISIPSFSGNWDLILEEVSLYSDDFILNTPQGIVPNENSGKFFRGIVQGAPNSIVSVSVFDDEIQALIALDGINYTLGKMLDKKGNPTETYILYNEGQVPTEFPNFCSAKEQTGKVREFSRDNTRKNSSKCVNVYFELDYDVFQNKGSVNGAKNYISAVFNEVATLYANDNLTVKISEIFVWNTASPYTGASSTSNLDQFRATRPNFNGDLGHLIDLKPSNGGIAYVDVLCNNTYNYAYSGIYDYYSNVPTYSWTVEVITHEIGHNLGSPHTHSCSWPGGPIDNCYTQEGACLPGPAPQNGGTIMSYCHLTSHGINFNNGFGPLPGDLIRDRVANANCLTTCSEGNVCAVPTGLSTANATQTSIDVSWNAASSANSYDLRFRPQGGSWTTITTSNTSYAHTGLAPSTTYEYQVKSNCSGESSAYSSTVTGTTQSDQVSYCSSRGNSTSDEWIQAITIGSFNHNSGNNSGYADFTNQTLTVTSGSSYAIDLDPGFSGGGLFGSNSYPEYWKIWIDYNGDGDFTDAGELAFDAGSTSNTNVTGSMQIKSGLSNTTTRMRVSMKYNAAQSSCETFSYGEVEDYTVSILEDVPQPCNTPTGLASSSVTHNSAVLSWNAEATASSYIVDYRVSGGSWTTVTSTNTSVTISGLQASTGYEARIASDCGNGNTSAYSGSISFTTDQAPPTPPSYCASKGNNSSDEWIKKITLGNFVNNSGNNGGYGDFTSSAFALSKGVSYNLLLEPGFSSGLFGTNSYPEYWKIWVDLNQDGDFSDSGELVFDAGSTSSSNVSGSFTIPSSALNGNTRLRVSMKYNGAQSPCETFSYGEVEDYTVNISSANTTASAGMQYSAGELSVELAPNPTFNIAELTIRGLATDEKSSILVSDITGRVVYQQAVVAASFNKVQLDLSNEDAGVYIVIVKSGDQKAVSRLVKK; encoded by the coding sequence ATGAATAACTTTACCAAACGGGCCATTGGTCTGGCCATCCTGCTGCTACTATTCATAGCAGGAAATGCGCAACAAAAAGCAGTGCTTAAATCCATCGAAGCCAAATTAGAAAGGACCAGCACGCTTCATTCCATCCAACCTTTTTCACCCATTTCAGAGAACCTCAAAAACCTCACTGCCTTACCTGAAGGTATTGATGAGGCCAAACTACTCTCTGTAAACAACCAACTTTTAAGGAAACACCTTAAGTCGAATACTGAACTAACCGCAATTAGTATTCCCTCCTTTTCTGGAAACTGGGATTTAATTCTTGAAGAAGTTTCGTTGTATTCAGACGATTTTATTCTTAATACTCCGCAAGGAATAGTTCCCAATGAAAATAGCGGTAAGTTTTTTCGTGGGATTGTTCAGGGAGCACCTAACTCTATTGTGAGTGTATCGGTTTTTGATGATGAAATTCAAGCCTTAATTGCGCTAGACGGAATCAATTACACGCTTGGAAAGATGTTAGATAAAAAGGGCAACCCAACCGAGACCTACATTTTATACAACGAAGGGCAGGTACCTACGGAATTCCCAAACTTCTGTTCGGCAAAAGAACAAACCGGAAAGGTTAGAGAATTTAGTAGAGACAACACCAGAAAAAATAGCTCTAAGTGTGTAAATGTTTATTTCGAACTAGACTACGACGTATTCCAAAATAAAGGATCCGTAAATGGTGCTAAAAACTACATTTCAGCGGTATTTAACGAAGTAGCCACACTTTATGCCAATGATAATTTAACGGTAAAAATTTCCGAAATTTTTGTTTGGAACACTGCTTCACCGTATACAGGAGCAAGTTCTACATCAAACCTAGATCAGTTTAGAGCTACTCGTCCAAACTTTAATGGAGACCTAGGTCATTTAATCGATTTAAAGCCATCTAACGGAGGTATTGCCTATGTTGACGTTTTATGTAACAACACATACAATTACGCGTATAGCGGTATCTATGATTACTACAGTAATGTACCAACCTACTCTTGGACAGTAGAGGTAATTACCCATGAAATTGGTCACAACTTAGGTTCTCCTCACACCCATTCTTGTTCATGGCCAGGTGGTCCTATTGATAATTGCTACACGCAGGAAGGCGCCTGTTTACCAGGACCAGCACCTCAAAATGGGGGTACCATTATGAGCTACTGTCACCTTACCAGCCATGGAATTAATTTTAACAATGGTTTTGGACCACTGCCTGGAGACCTTATCCGCGATAGAGTAGCAAATGCAAACTGTTTAACTACGTGTAGCGAAGGAAATGTTTGTGCTGTTCCAACAGGATTATCTACAGCCAACGCCACCCAGACTAGTATAGATGTTTCATGGAATGCTGCTTCATCTGCAAATTCTTACGATTTAAGATTTAGACCTCAAGGAGGAAGCTGGACTACCATTACCACCTCTAACACCAGCTACGCTCATACGGGACTTGCTCCTTCCACCACCTATGAATACCAAGTAAAATCCAATTGCTCTGGCGAAAGCAGTGCCTATAGCTCTACGGTAACTGGAACTACCCAAAGTGATCAAGTCAGCTACTGCTCATCTCGCGGAAATAGCACATCAGATGAGTGGATTCAAGCCATTACAATTGGTTCTTTTAACCACAACTCCGGAAACAATAGTGGATATGCCGATTTCACTAATCAAACGCTAACCGTAACTTCTGGTAGCTCATATGCTATAGACTTAGACCCTGGTTTCTCAGGTGGAGGCTTATTTGGATCTAACAGCTATCCAGAATACTGGAAGATTTGGATAGATTACAACGGAGATGGCGACTTTACAGATGCTGGAGAACTGGCATTTGATGCTGGATCTACTTCGAATACCAACGTAACGGGCAGCATGCAAATTAAGTCCGGACTTTCGAATACCACCACTCGTATGAGAGTGAGCATGAAGTACAACGCTGCTCAATCTTCTTGTGAAACGTTTAGCTATGGTGAGGTAGAGGATTATACCGTTAGTATTCTGGAAGACGTTCCGCAACCGTGTAATACTCCAACGGGACTTGCAAGCTCATCGGTTACTCACAACTCCGCAGTCTTAAGTTGGAATGCAGAAGCTACGGCGAGCTCTTATATTGTAGATTACAGGGTAAGTGGTGGTTCTTGGACTACTGTTACAAGCACAAATACTTCAGTAACCATTTCTGGATTACAAGCAAGCACAGGATATGAAGCAAGAATTGCATCTGATTGTGGCAACGGAAATACCAGCGCCTATAGCGGATCCATTTCATTTACTACCGATCAAGCTCCTCCTACCCCACCTTCTTACTGTGCTTCTAAAGGAAACAACTCCTCGGATGAGTGGATCAAGAAAATTACTCTGGGTAACTTTGTAAACAATTCAGGAAACAACGGTGGTTATGGCGACTTCACCTCTTCTGCATTTGCTCTGAGTAAAGGAGTGAGTTACAACCTACTTTTGGAACCGGGTTTCTCTAGCGGATTGTTCGGAACAAACTCTTATCCAGAATACTGGAAAATATGGGTGGATTTGAACCAAGACGGAGATTTTAGCGATAGCGGCGAGCTGGTTTTCGATGCTGGATCTACTTCAAGCTCCAACGTTTCAGGAAGCTTTACCATCCCGAGTAGCGCCTTAAATGGAAATACTCGCCTAAGAGTAAGCATGAAGTATAATGGCGCACAGAGTCCTTGTGAAACGTTCAGCTACGGGGAGGTTGAAGATTATACTGTTAACATCTCTAGTGCCAACACTACGGCTTCCGCTGGAATGCAATATAGCGCAGGTGAACTTAGCGTAGAGTTAGCTCCAAACCCCACCTTTAACATCGCCGAATTAACGATTAGAGGACTAGCGACAGATGAAAAATCTAGTATTCTAGTATCTGATATTACCGGAAGAGTGGTTTATCAGCAAGCTGTAGTTGCAGCGTCGTTTAACAAAGTACAGCTCGATTTAAGCAATGAAGATGCTGGAGTTTACATTGTAATTGTTAAAAGCGGTGACCAAAAAGCAGTATCAAGACTTGTTAAGAAATAA
- a CDS encoding nucleoid-associated protein, with the protein MIEQIKNAIVEELIYYKVELDNPDYTPLANTYSPDEEEGEIIKKIFLKPFTRIAETYEFQHSIDIDLNPLYCICNNIFEEASLEGHTKDVLTHLLEVSSHGNIRNGDLFIIRYSGVTVDEADYQAVGIYKVEQKESFLETGAHGRLEFKQGIGANKLDKACLVIDTDAPFTIQLIDNVSKETNFWKKEFVNVGLKQDHVNATNQVISLTKSFITQQIPHEYEVDKTDQIDLLNRSSAYFKMNDQFKKEEFEENVFQDPNMIASFRNFENEQREELEVAPREEFTISKPAVRNSSKVFKSILKLDKNFHIYIHGDKSKIKKGVDESGRKFYQIFYEEER; encoded by the coding sequence ATGATAGAGCAAATTAAAAACGCGATTGTAGAGGAGTTAATCTATTACAAAGTAGAATTAGACAATCCCGACTACACCCCACTAGCAAATACATACAGCCCCGATGAAGAAGAGGGAGAAATCATCAAAAAGATTTTTCTTAAACCCTTTACTCGCATAGCTGAAACCTACGAATTTCAGCACTCCATTGACATAGACCTCAACCCGCTTTACTGCATTTGCAATAACATTTTCGAAGAAGCTAGCCTCGAAGGACACACTAAAGATGTACTCACCCACTTACTCGAGGTATCGAGTCATGGTAACATTAGAAATGGAGACCTTTTTATTATACGCTACTCGGGAGTTACCGTTGATGAAGCCGATTACCAAGCAGTGGGTATATACAAGGTAGAACAAAAAGAAAGCTTTTTAGAAACTGGAGCCCACGGTAGACTTGAGTTTAAGCAAGGAATTGGCGCCAACAAACTAGACAAAGCATGTTTGGTTATTGACACCGACGCCCCCTTTACCATACAGCTAATTGACAACGTAAGTAAAGAAACCAATTTCTGGAAAAAGGAATTTGTAAATGTCGGACTCAAGCAGGATCATGTTAACGCAACCAACCAGGTGATTTCGTTAACTAAATCCTTTATCACACAACAAATTCCACATGAATACGAGGTGGATAAAACGGATCAAATAGATTTACTTAATAGATCTTCGGCATACTTTAAAATGAACGACCAATTCAAAAAAGAAGAGTTCGAAGAAAATGTATTCCAAGATCCAAACATGATCGCTTCATTTCGAAATTTCGAAAACGAACAGCGAGAAGAATTAGAAGTTGCTCCCAGAGAGGAATTCACCATTTCTAAACCCGCTGTACGAAACTCTAGTAAAGTATTTAAGAGCATACTAAAGCTGGATAAAAACTTTCACATCTATATCCATGGCGACAAAAGCAAGATTAAAAAAGGTGTAGATGAATCGGGTAGGAAATTTTACCAGATCTTTTACGAAGAGGAAAGATAA
- a CDS encoding YciI family protein, translating into MKYFFPVFLLAVIINISACKQSPPSADKEHHHSEIPKFDSLKAKAYGADDYGMKTYVMAFLYKGENRSTNPDTTAKMQRAHMDNIKRLSEEGKLVMAGPFLDSKDLRGIYIFDVSDTVEAAALTRTDPAIQSGWLTRKLKPWYGSAAIKELSTIHKTIAKESI; encoded by the coding sequence ATGAAATACTTCTTTCCGGTTTTTTTATTGGCTGTTATCATTAACATAAGCGCTTGCAAGCAATCACCCCCATCAGCAGACAAGGAACATCATCACTCCGAAATTCCAAAATTTGACTCCCTAAAAGCCAAAGCTTATGGCGCCGATGACTACGGCATGAAAACCTATGTAATGGCCTTTTTATACAAGGGTGAAAACAGATCTACAAATCCCGACACTACTGCCAAAATGCAGCGTGCCCACATGGATAACATAAAAAGGCTTTCGGAAGAAGGCAAACTCGTTATGGCGGGTCCTTTTTTGGACAGCAAAGATCTAAGAGGAATATACATCTTCGATGTAAGTGACACTGTGGAAGCTGCAGCACTCACCCGCACCGATCCAGCTATCCAAAGTGGTTGGTTAACTAGGAAATTAAAACCTTGGTATGGGTCGGCTGCAATTAAAGAACTATCTACAATCCATAAAACAATTGCTAAGGAGAGTATATAG